The DNA region CGATGTAGCCCGCCTCGAGTTTTATGTCTCCGTATACGACAACTCCTTGGTTGTACATATAGATTTTGTTCTCTGCGACGTTAAGGTAATTGGAGTCCAGCGCATCGTATTCGACCCGCGATTGAAGGAATCCGGTGCGTGCAGATGAATCGGCCCGCGGAATCGTATCGCCCGTGAAGCTGAGAGCGTTTGGGGGCGTCTGAGTGGTATCTACTAAACCCGACAAGGAGTCCGCGACCGAATACGACGTATCCGGCTCACTTGTTTCGACCACCTGAGCAGCACTTGTGAAGGCCAGGAGTAATAAACAAGTGACTATGGAAAACCGGGAGACTGTGGGCCGAAAGCGCACGGGCAAGTATCGTAAGTTTGTATCAAACCGCGGTGCCGCCAAAGGTACATATTAAAATAAGTCCGATAGTGAAACGCTTGATGTTGGTAATTCTTGTGAGTCTCGCGGTTCCATTGTTGAGTTTTATGGAACCGGAGAACGATCCCGACAAGATCGAGAGGGTAGTGATCGATGCCGGTCATGGCGGGAAGGACTCAGGTACGCACAATTTAAGTGGTCCTAAGACCTACGAAAAGGACGTAGCCCTATCCGTTGCACTAAAGCTGGGCGAATACATTAAGGAGTACATGCCGGATGTTGAAGTGGTTTACACCCGGAAAACGGATGTGTTCCTCGAGCTCTGGGAGCGAACCCAGTTGGCCAATCGCGTTCAAGGAGATGTTTTTATTTCCATTCACTGTAACGGGGTGGCGCGAACCGACGCCTATGGTACGGAGACGTGGACCATTGGAATGCATAAGACCAATGCCCAATTGGAAGTCGCCAAGAGGGAGAACTCTGTGATCTTGCTCGAAGATGATTATCAAGAGAAGTACGCGGGATTTGACCCGAACGTACCTGAGAGTTACATCGCACTAAGTTTGAATCAGAGAAGTTTTAACGATCAAAGCCTGGAGCTGGCCAGTAATATTCAGGAGCAGTTCAGGGAACGGGTAAAGCGGCGCGACCGAGGAGTTAAGCAGGCTGGGTTTTACGTGATTTCGCATACGGTGATGCCTTCGGTATTGGTGGAGCTCGGCTTTTTGAGTAATCCGGCCGAGAAGGACTTCCTTAAATCGGGCCAAGGGCAAGATTACATGGCTTCGGCAATCTATCGGGCATTCAAGCAGTATAAGGCGGATCGTGAAAAGGGGATCGAGGATGGCGATTCAAGGGGGGAGGAATCCATCGCGCCGAGAGGTGCCGATCTCGAGAAGAACGAGCGAACGGCCGAGGTCGATGTCGAGCCTGCAATGCGGGAGGGGAAGCCGGAGTCGGACTTGATTTACCGCGTGCAATTGGCCACGCTTTCGACTCAGGTGCCGCTGCGCGATGCCCGTTTTCAGGGGCTTTGGCCGGTGGTGATGATCGAATCGAACGGTTACTATAAATATGCCTACGGTTCGTGCGAAACGATGGAGGAAGCGCATAAATTGAAGGCTCAGGCCAACGAAAAGGGGTTTGAATCGGCATTCGTTGTAGCCTTTTACAAAGGCGATAGAATTTCCATTGATCAGGCTCGTTCATATGAGTCGGATCGCTGAGGTAGTTCGGCCATTAATCGCTATTATTGCCTAAACGCTTAAACGGCTTATTTTGAAAATTTCCAGAGAGACGTATATCGGCCTCATAGCAGTGTTGGCCATTGCTTTGGCCTTTTGGGGTTTTAACTGGTTAAAAAAGAACGATCTTTTTTCAAAGGAGGTCGTCTTTTACTCTGTATATAAATCGGTGGACGGATTGATCAAAGATCGACCTGTAACGTTGAACGGTTTTCAGGTGGGTTATGTGAAGGATGTTCGTTTTCATCCTAATGGAAGT from Flavobacteriales bacterium includes:
- a CDS encoding N-acetylmuramoyl-L-alanine amidase, whose amino-acid sequence is MKRLMLVILVSLAVPLLSFMEPENDPDKIERVVIDAGHGGKDSGTHNLSGPKTYEKDVALSVALKLGEYIKEYMPDVEVVYTRKTDVFLELWERTQLANRVQGDVFISIHCNGVARTDAYGTETWTIGMHKTNAQLEVAKRENSVILLEDDYQEKYAGFDPNVPESYIALSLNQRSFNDQSLELASNIQEQFRERVKRRDRGVKQAGFYVISHTVMPSVLVELGFLSNPAEKDFLKSGQGQDYMASAIYRAFKQYKADREKGIEDGDSRGEESIAPRGADLEKNERTAEVDVEPAMREGKPESDLIYRVQLATLSTQVPLRDARFQGLWPVVMIESNGYYKYAYGSCETMEEAHKLKAQANEKGFESAFVVAFYKGDRISIDQARSYESDR